DNA sequence from the Carnobacterium funditum DSM 5970 genome:
ATAAACTTGAAGCAAAAGAAACTATCGCTCGCTCTGATTTTAACAGCTTCAAAGAAAAAGTTGATTCTTTGCCTAGCGAAACATTTAAATCAAGTTTAACTGAAGCTTTAGTTGCTGTCCAAAAAGCCATTGAAAAAAGAGCAGTAAAAGAAAGAGAAGTAAAAGAAGAAGAAGCTAAAATAGAAAAAGAGCGTGAAGAAGCAGAAAAAGAACACGAGATTGAGGCTGAAAAGACAAAAGAAACAGATAAAGATAAAGTTGCCTTTAATGATTCTAGTGTTTCAACTTCTGTCTCTAAAGAGACTACTCAAAGTCAAACAAGTTCTAAATCAATTGCCTCATCCAAGCAAGTCGTACCTGCTCAACAAACTGGAATTGAAGGGTTAATAGCACGCTCTTTAACTAGTCAATATACCGATCAAATCATAGGTGTTGTCGCAAATGGTTCAAGTTCAACCGTTTATGTATTTGAAAAAAATGGTGCCCAATGGCAGACCATCCTTTCTGTCCCAGGCCGTGTCGGTTATAATGGCGTAGGCAGTTCTTACGAGGGTTCTGGTCGTACTCCAAAAGGTGCTTATTCATTAGGTTTTGCATTCGGTACTGGTCCAAATCCAGGAACCATTTTAACTTATAAACAAATTACTGGGAATTCTTATTGGATCAGCAACCCTGATGATTCTCAATACAATACATGGCAAGAACGTTCTAGTTCTAGTTCTTTGGATGAACACATGAACGATTACCAAACACAGTATAAATACGGCATTACATTAAATTATAACAATGGTGTTAATGGTGGCAGCGCGTTTTTTGTGCATGTCAACGGAAATGGTGCAACAGCTGGATGTATTTCTGTATCTGAATCTAATATGCTTTACTTGATGCAACACATTAGAAATGGCGCTTATATTATTAATGTCACTAGCGAATCAGAATTAGCTCATTACTAATCCGGGTTTTCTCTTTCACTTACTCTATATAAAAAGGACTACAGAATTCCTTATTGGAATTTGTAGTCTTTTTTGTCCCCATTAATCACTTTGTTTACTATGTTTGTTTTTTTTACATTTTCACTTCCACTTGGCTTCCTTCAGTAGTTTTTGTTACTTCGATATGAACAGGTATTCGCATCTTTAATTCTTCCACATGTGAAATAATTCCAACAAGTCGACCTCTTTGGTTTAATTCATACAAGGTTTCGATTGCACTATCTAAAGAATCCGAATCCAAGGTTCCAAAACCTTCATCAATAAATAATGTATCTACACTCACTCCGCCACTATGATTTTGAATCACATCGCTTAGTCCTAATGCTAATGCTAACGAAGCCTTGAAACCTTCCCCGCCAGAGAGCGTTCTAACACTTCTTGTTTTACCCGTATAATTATCAAATACATCTAAA
Encoded proteins:
- a CDS encoding L,D-transpeptidase family protein translates to MNRKKKRSFVLIILILFTFGGGISFYQHTINVQAKEDQKEVENALTLAKKTTNLLYLTDKTELLSDSITQEKIQEAEHSLKILSALTLNETQQKYLNNLSQQVNDATQMFTIQSSIHKKFKDEKIISHDVEFSKEDKDLMLLKKRKPLFVKKISEIIEQSKRQLAIKQELSHFFKDYDKLEAKETIARSDFNSFKEKVDSLPSETFKSSLTEALVAVQKAIEKRAVKEREVKEEEAKIEKEREEAEKEHEIEAEKTKETDKDKVAFNDSSVSTSVSKETTQSQTSSKSIASSKQVVPAQQTGIEGLIARSLTSQYTDQIIGVVANGSSSTVYVFEKNGAQWQTILSVPGRVGYNGVGSSYEGSGRTPKGAYSLGFAFGTGPNPGTILTYKQITGNSYWISNPDDSQYNTWQERSSSSSLDEHMNDYQTQYKYGITLNYNNGVNGGSAFFVHVNGNGATAGCISVSESNMLYLMQHIRNGAYIINVTSESELAHY